Proteins encoded within one genomic window of Cytobacillus sp. IB215665:
- a CDS encoding exonuclease SbcCD subunit D: protein MKFFHTADWHLGKLVQGVYMTEDQEYVLNQLIEAVDQERPDAVIIAGDVYDRAVPPTEAVQLLDEILRRIIIDLQTPVLAIAGNHDSPGRLHFASSVLKAAGLHIVGHLSEKIEPVIIRDEFGEVHFHLVPYAEPGVVKHLLKNEEIRSHDDAMEAIVTQITEQMDNKARHVFIGHHFVTPKGEKEENTSDSERPLAIGGAEQVNASYFSHFHYSAFGHLHQAHKVGNDKIRYAGSPLKYSISEETHNKGFYIVEMDDVGNTSIEKRVFSPRRDMRTIEGYMKDIQLQDKNEDYVFVRLLDDHPVLFPMEKIRAVYPNAMHIEQKQSTPSTPEGTQKKNNQRTQMDELSLFKAFYTDVKGTEVKQDTENLFRDVLQHILRAEGERT, encoded by the coding sequence ATGAAATTTTTTCATACAGCTGATTGGCACTTAGGTAAATTAGTTCAAGGTGTTTATATGACTGAGGATCAAGAATATGTGCTAAATCAATTAATTGAAGCAGTTGATCAAGAACGACCAGATGCTGTAATTATAGCTGGTGATGTCTATGATCGTGCTGTGCCTCCTACAGAAGCAGTTCAACTGTTAGATGAAATATTAAGGAGAATTATAATAGATTTACAAACTCCAGTTTTAGCGATTGCAGGGAATCATGATAGCCCTGGTAGACTACATTTTGCAAGCAGTGTGTTGAAAGCAGCTGGACTACATATTGTCGGGCATCTTTCTGAAAAGATAGAACCAGTGATTATAAGAGATGAATTCGGTGAAGTTCATTTCCATTTAGTACCTTATGCTGAACCTGGCGTTGTCAAACACTTGTTAAAAAATGAAGAAATTCGAAGTCACGATGATGCTATGGAAGCTATTGTAACCCAAATAACTGAACAAATGGATAATAAGGCCAGGCATGTATTTATTGGACATCATTTTGTCACACCAAAAGGTGAAAAAGAAGAAAATACAAGTGATTCGGAGCGTCCACTAGCAATTGGTGGAGCTGAGCAAGTGAATGCAAGTTATTTTTCACATTTTCATTACAGTGCTTTTGGTCATTTACATCAAGCACACAAAGTTGGCAATGATAAAATAAGGTATGCAGGATCACCATTAAAATACTCGATTTCTGAAGAGACACACAACAAAGGGTTTTATATCGTCGAGATGGATGATGTAGGTAATACATCGATAGAAAAGAGAGTATTTTCGCCTCGGCGTGATATGCGAACGATAGAAGGGTATATGAAGGATATCCAATTACAAGACAAAAATGAAGATTATGTGTTTGTTAGATTGCTAGATGATCATCCGGTACTATTTCCGATGGAAAAAATTCGTGCTGTTTATCCTAATGCTATGCATATTGAGCAAAAGCAAAGTACACCAAGTACGCCAGAGGGTACACAGAAAAAAAATAATCAACGGACACAAATGGACGAGTTATCACTTTTCAAAGCTTTTTATACAGATGTTAAAGGTACAGAAGTGAAGCAAGATACGGAAAATTTATTTCGTGATGTACTACAACATATTCTCCGAGCGGAAGGAGAACGGACATGA
- a CDS encoding putative holin-like toxin: protein MKAEPVIPYWRGGDALTVYEAVSLMVSFGILIIAILSFDNKK, encoded by the coding sequence GTGAAGGCTGAACCCGTCATTCCATATTGGAGAGGGGGTGATGCCTTGACGGTATATGAAGCGGTGAGCTTAATGGTCTCTTTTGGGATTCTCATCATCGCGATACTGTCTTTCGATAACAAGAAATAA
- a CDS encoding RNA polymerase sigma factor: MLTDKELIKDIQAGNQASMEVLVKRHYKVVYAFVYRKIGDKETAYDLTQEIFIKMMKSIHSYSSKAQFQTWLLTIAVNHCRDFFRSKSYQQSSQTEEFDESFQSNKNEGVHYIFERSENRKMIKSAIHELPEFQSEAILLKYFHDMKIKEIAQVTNTNVSTVKSRLKQGMAKLKMILERSGSFEQQG, from the coding sequence TTGCTAACCGATAAAGAGCTCATAAAAGATATTCAAGCAGGGAATCAAGCATCCATGGAAGTACTCGTAAAAAGACATTATAAAGTAGTATATGCCTTTGTTTATCGGAAAATTGGCGATAAAGAAACCGCTTATGATTTAACACAAGAAATTTTCATAAAAATGATGAAAAGCATTCATAGTTACTCATCGAAAGCCCAGTTCCAAACATGGCTTTTAACGATAGCTGTGAATCATTGTCGAGATTTTTTTCGTTCAAAATCCTATCAGCAGTCATCACAGACAGAAGAATTTGATGAGAGCTTTCAGTCGAATAAAAATGAAGGTGTGCATTATATTTTTGAGAGAAGTGAGAACAGAAAAATGATCAAAAGTGCAATTCACGAACTTCCAGAATTTCAAAGTGAAGCAATATTATTAAAGTACTTCCATGACATGAAAATTAAAGAAATTGCACAGGTGACAAATACGAATGTCTCAACCGTAAAATCAAGACTAAAGCAAGGTATGGCAAAATTAAAAATGATTCTAGAAAGGAGTGGTTCGTTTGAGCAGCAGGGATGA
- a CDS encoding MFS transporter: protein MNKSFYALLISQTSTNLGFSLYTMAVVMTIFKETGSTTLSALVTVLSLASRLISAFLLPSISDKFALRSILIFAQSIQLPFIIVLAVLLVQEYTVPILLLLFSTLTVISFFNGWFGPIKSTLVRSAVAEDNRVRANSLLATVDQTFLLAGWSIGGILLQFVGLYVTLGLTFLLILLSLLSLVTINIQAVMNDTKREPFVVRITEGWKYLFKHQGLRVIVTMDLIEAWVGTIWIGPITIAYAYEVLNKGEAWWGYINSGYYLGAIIGGILIYKLSTRIQGNLTIFMITGACLFGMLTFTYGLITNAYLALLLVVLMGPAYQMRDMAQVTMTQNSADERTLTKVMAAKSTLMQFISIVSMLGISLFADWIGVKYVYIFAGILLTSSALYGFIHLYILKKGVVLEKELEQPLL from the coding sequence ATGAATAAAAGTTTTTATGCATTACTTATAAGTCAAACGTCTACAAACTTGGGTTTCTCATTATATACAATGGCTGTTGTTATGACGATATTCAAGGAGACGGGTTCAACTACATTATCTGCGTTGGTTACAGTTTTGAGTCTAGCTTCAAGGTTAATCAGTGCATTTTTGCTACCATCAATTTCTGATAAATTTGCATTAAGATCGATTCTTATATTTGCTCAAAGTATTCAACTGCCATTCATTATTGTATTGGCAGTGTTATTGGTCCAAGAATATACCGTGCCGATCTTGTTGTTACTATTTAGTACTTTGACAGTTATTTCTTTTTTTAATGGTTGGTTTGGTCCAATTAAATCTACCCTCGTACGATCTGCAGTAGCAGAAGACAATAGAGTACGTGCAAATAGTTTACTAGCTACTGTAGATCAAACATTTTTATTAGCTGGATGGTCGATTGGTGGAATATTACTACAGTTTGTTGGACTATATGTAACATTAGGCTTAACATTTTTGTTGATATTATTATCCTTATTGTCATTAGTAACAATAAATATACAAGCTGTCATGAACGATACTAAACGTGAGCCCTTTGTTGTCCGTATCACAGAGGGGTGGAAATACTTATTTAAGCATCAAGGCTTAAGGGTTATCGTTACGATGGATTTAATTGAGGCATGGGTAGGAACTATATGGATTGGACCAATTACTATTGCCTATGCCTATGAAGTATTGAATAAAGGAGAAGCATGGTGGGGGTATATTAATAGTGGTTATTATTTAGGTGCAATCATAGGTGGGATACTTATATATAAACTATCTACAAGGATACAAGGGAACTTAACGATATTTATGATAACTGGGGCATGTTTATTTGGAATGCTGACATTCACGTATGGTTTAATTACTAATGCTTATTTAGCGCTGCTATTAGTTGTATTAATGGGACCAGCTTATCAAATGCGTGATATGGCACAAGTAACAATGACTCAAAATAGTGCTGACGAAAGAACGTTAACGAAGGTCATGGCTGCGAAATCTACACTTATGCAATTTATTTCTATTGTCTCTATGTTAGGAATTAGTCTATTTGCAGATTGGATTGGTGTAAAATATGTGTATATTTTTGCAGGAATCTTATTAACTAGTTCTGCCCTGTACGGTTTTATACATTTGTACATCCTTAAAAAGGGTGTAGTGTTAGAAAAAGAATTAGAACAACCTTTGTTATAA
- a CDS encoding AAA family ATPase — MKPITLTISAFGPYKDREVIDFTKLGEQRLFVISGSTGAGKTTIFDAICFALYGEASGQERQDTKMLRSHFADDDTHTSVELVFQLRDKQFRILRQLSHVKEGNKTPTGERYELYEQLTSGEEIPCVDRFKVTDVNNRLEQIIGLTRDQFRQIVMLPQGEFRKLLTSETENKEEILRRIFKTDSFKRIADRLREMKKEIELTYMNKLNERSLYIDQLKGLLRDREGSKLTELLKEEHINTHQILSALDQEIDEFDKESNTLLLKQKTEQQKYDETYELLHRGKVVNERLDLLNTKKLELSNLLGQERNIKLKVDELELATQAEQLQVIEQQVKTVKLEVHDKENELTAITEKLESTKQLFDQVKTDYEQEQEKDRIREALSIELNRLHDLIPTVQELDAKQQLVSGLSRELKHLSSQLNELKNQHKSNSLKKTELFEQIRMLESKVDSLPDKHKQLLYLREQSKAVNEYLQLVLQGKQAYNKMTQSFKKYEYVNQVYSQLEKQWIDGQASLLALRLKPEEPCPVCGSIEHPSKALLSEGMTTKEQLESHKKEKNLCETTYLNAKAVYENLRIQLEEKKEQIEHYGFSIDQLQEQYDQLVIQGKLLKAEVEQLDQDQKIVAKYKKEYDRLEISLQQEEEKRTQAEQRYQDVTIKYGTEEELLQQNITKVSEEVRSVEKLQANITKVANEKNRLMHKWKLVQDQFKQANENVVTANVNVVNVTDQLAKAKTKLEKTEQTFYTELRLANFENDQVYLSAKRNKDAMKKLKDEIESFHVALNTTRKQVEELDKELAGKERSNVEILEQRVMELKGQTELVRKSLQTSEYYKMEAQKLKQLIVESSEAEQGAEQELGLMSDLYNVVRGDNEKKISFERYLQIEFLEQIILAANERLKQLSYGQYYLVRSERLEKRGKQSGLGLDVYDTYTGQKRDVKSLSGGEKFNASLCLALGMTDVIQSYEGGISIETMFIDEGFGSLDEEALHKAIDTLVELQQTGRMIGVISHVQELKNAMPAILEVTKTKEGYSKTRGMTTATLMR, encoded by the coding sequence ATGAAGCCAATTACTTTAACTATAAGCGCATTCGGTCCATATAAGGATAGAGAAGTAATTGATTTTACTAAATTAGGTGAGCAAAGGTTGTTTGTTATTTCCGGAAGTACAGGAGCAGGAAAGACAACGATCTTTGATGCCATTTGTTTTGCTTTATATGGAGAGGCAAGTGGACAGGAACGTCAAGATACGAAAATGTTACGAAGTCATTTTGCAGATGATGATACACATACTTCAGTAGAATTAGTGTTTCAACTTAGGGATAAGCAATTTCGTATCCTTCGACAGCTATCACATGTCAAGGAAGGTAACAAGACACCAACAGGTGAGCGTTATGAATTATATGAGCAATTAACTAGTGGTGAAGAAATTCCATGTGTAGATCGTTTTAAAGTTACTGACGTAAATAACAGGCTTGAACAAATCATCGGCTTAACGAGAGACCAGTTTCGACAAATTGTTATGCTACCACAAGGAGAATTCCGTAAATTATTAACATCAGAAACAGAAAATAAAGAAGAAATACTTAGACGCATCTTTAAAACTGATTCATTTAAACGCATAGCTGATCGATTGAGAGAGATGAAAAAAGAAATTGAGCTAACATACATGAACAAGTTGAATGAACGAAGCTTGTATATTGATCAGCTAAAAGGGTTATTGCGTGATCGTGAAGGATCTAAACTAACGGAACTTCTAAAAGAAGAGCATATTAATACGCATCAAATTCTATCAGCATTAGATCAAGAAATTGATGAATTTGACAAGGAATCAAACACACTATTGCTAAAGCAAAAGACAGAACAACAAAAATATGATGAAACCTATGAGCTGCTACACCGTGGCAAGGTAGTCAATGAACGTTTGGATTTGCTTAATACAAAAAAATTAGAGCTCTCAAATCTATTAGGTCAAGAGCGAAATATAAAATTAAAAGTGGATGAATTAGAGCTTGCTACTCAAGCTGAACAGCTCCAAGTTATTGAACAACAAGTAAAAACGGTAAAACTAGAAGTTCACGATAAGGAGAATGAGCTTACAGCTATTACAGAGAAGTTAGAGAGCACTAAACAACTATTCGATCAAGTGAAAACAGATTATGAGCAGGAGCAAGAAAAAGACCGTATCCGTGAAGCTTTATCAATAGAGTTAAACCGTCTTCACGATTTAATACCTACTGTACAAGAACTTGATGCTAAACAACAATTAGTAAGCGGATTGAGTCGTGAGCTAAAACATTTAAGCAGCCAGCTTAATGAACTTAAAAATCAACATAAATCAAATTCCCTGAAAAAAACGGAGCTCTTTGAACAAATTCGAATGCTTGAATCGAAGGTTGATTCTTTGCCTGACAAACATAAACAATTGTTGTATTTAAGAGAGCAATCTAAGGCTGTCAATGAATATCTCCAGCTCGTTTTACAAGGTAAACAAGCATATAATAAAATGACACAGAGCTTTAAAAAGTATGAATACGTTAACCAAGTTTATAGTCAATTAGAAAAGCAGTGGATAGATGGACAAGCTAGTTTACTAGCTTTAAGGTTAAAACCAGAAGAACCGTGCCCTGTTTGTGGTAGTATTGAGCATCCGAGTAAAGCGTTATTAAGTGAAGGTATGACTACAAAAGAGCAGCTTGAATCGCATAAAAAAGAAAAAAATTTATGTGAAACAACGTATTTGAATGCAAAAGCGGTTTATGAAAATTTACGTATACAGCTTGAAGAGAAAAAGGAACAAATTGAGCATTATGGGTTTTCTATAGACCAATTGCAAGAGCAATATGATCAATTAGTGATTCAAGGAAAACTATTAAAAGCTGAAGTAGAGCAACTAGATCAGGACCAAAAAATTGTAGCTAAATATAAAAAAGAATATGATAGGCTTGAGATTTCTCTTCAACAAGAAGAAGAGAAAAGGACGCAAGCTGAACAACGATATCAAGACGTTACAATAAAATATGGGACAGAGGAAGAACTTTTACAACAAAATATAACAAAAGTGAGTGAAGAGGTTCGTTCTGTAGAAAAGCTTCAAGCCAATATAACTAAAGTTGCTAATGAAAAGAATCGTCTTATGCATAAGTGGAAATTGGTACAAGACCAATTTAAACAAGCTAATGAAAATGTTGTAACAGCTAACGTTAATGTGGTAAATGTAACGGATCAGTTAGCAAAAGCAAAAACAAAGCTTGAAAAAACTGAACAAACATTTTACACTGAATTACGTCTAGCAAATTTTGAGAATGATCAAGTCTATTTGAGTGCAAAGCGTAATAAGGACGCTATGAAGAAATTAAAGGACGAAATCGAAAGCTTCCATGTGGCACTAAATACTACAAGAAAGCAAGTCGAAGAGCTCGACAAGGAGCTTGCTGGAAAAGAACGAAGTAACGTAGAGATACTAGAACAACGTGTTATGGAGTTAAAAGGACAAACTGAATTAGTGAGGAAATCTTTGCAAACATCAGAATATTACAAGATGGAGGCACAGAAGTTAAAACAATTAATTGTTGAATCGAGTGAAGCTGAACAAGGTGCCGAACAAGAACTAGGTCTGATGAGTGATCTGTATAACGTTGTTCGTGGAGATAATGAAAAGAAAATCTCATTTGAAAGATACTTACAGATTGAATTTTTAGAGCAAATCATTCTTGCTGCCAATGAGCGATTAAAGCAACTCTCGTATGGGCAATATTACCTTGTTCGTAGTGAACGTTTAGAAAAACGAGGTAAACAAAGTGGGTTAGGGTTAGATGTTTATGATACTTACACGGGACAAAAGCGAGATGTGAAATCCTTATCAGGTGGAGAAAAATTTAATGCGTCTTTATGTTTAGCTTTAGGTATGACTGACGTTATTCAATCGTACGAAGGTGGAATTTCAATCGAAACGATGTTTATTGACGAGGGCTTTGGATCACTTGATGAAGAGGCACTTCATAAAGCTATCGACACACTCGTTGAATTACAGCAAACTGGACGTATGATTGGAGTCATATCGCACGTCCAAGAATTAAAAAATGCCATGCCCGCAATATTAGAAGTTACAAAGACAAAAGAAGGCTACAGCAAAACTCGGGGCATGACCACCGCCACGTTAATGCGTTAA